The Xyrauchen texanus isolate HMW12.3.18 chromosome 42, RBS_HiC_50CHRs, whole genome shotgun sequence genome includes the window AACAACAGGGGGTGATTCTTGcgtgtgcacaggatggggggtgggggcagagcgagagagagagaaattaattAGAAGAGCGATGGCAAATCTGTCTGATGCAAACTTTGTAAACTCAAAGGAGGACatatggctgagaaacagaccaagagaaaaaggtcagacgaatataaactaaaaaagaaggtTGAGGTCTAGGAGTCGCGTCAACATCGGCAAGGCTTTTCAGCGGTGGAGAGACCTCagagaggtaaaaggcttgaagacggaTGCAGAAGTTGCATTTTTCTTCTCGATAGGTAGGTAACACAACTgttgctatgtttcacagaacccatgTATGCTgctgttgtgatgttagatttagcaGCAGGAGAGTTGTGACTGTCTGGAGCTGGTGTACTTAATTTGggggggcggagcttccaaaggtgcagtgtgttttttttttgtcagttgagttcaaatatcatgtttctcaggaatcactgAGTACACCTTAAACTGTATACAATAtttagtttgtgaaaatgtatttattttagattGCATTTTGGAACAAATGTAAATCGCTTCATTGCACACATGGAGCTCTACAATACGACTGCACAATAGCAGCCACAGGTGTTGTACGATGAGTTCGGCTGAAACTGTTGAAACTGAAACCAGGAGCGGGAGAGAGAAGTGCTTTTTCAGTGCGAGGGATCAAATGTCCATTTGAAGCATGAGAGTGATCTGCTGTGACTGCACCAAAGAAAATGAAAGATTACAGAGGTTAATGATAATGGCTGATATAATGATAATTAATCTACTATATATACTGctgaatattatgtataatatcGCTTTAGGGGAATATAATCCTAATGTTAAATGTCATGTATTGTATTATttcatcagtaaattattatttaactggaCAAGCCTACACATTCATTAAAGGTGAAGTAAGCCATTTTACTCCAATACACTttttatcaaattccacaaatttCTCTTCATGGTCCACTAGCAGTCCGTTCTTTGTGTGCGCTGAAAATAAAAATCTGGTATTtttacacagccctggctctgtaaatgggaaataaacaaagtggatcgGACCAATCCACACAACACTAGTGCACGTGCATGTATTTGGGGgcttctgaaggagcactgaaggggggggcttctgaaggagcactgaagggaggggtgtgattgattgatttcttctgtagtggaatacagttacttatatttagtattttaaatatgtaatccagttacatgtattccgttatgTATATAACCCTGTGTATACTTAGTCACTTCATTGACTAAGTTTTTGTTGATCAGCTTGCTACccgatcatgaaaagaccaagtgtaaataccctcCAAGACACATTCTAGATGGATACAAATCTAATCATTCAAACCACCTCTGGTGGTGGTTGGAAGCGCATTCCAGGCAAAACTTAGTCAAGTGTAAACGATTCTGGCTATTCTAAATACGTAAACTTTCCTCCACTAATCAGCGCTATGTCAGCATAAGGACATTTTTAAACCTCACAGCTGCTACAGATTATTTGCATATGGCTCATGTtgtgcaataaataataaaaaattataaaaccgACGCACATTATATAGACAGAACATTTCTTCATTTAGTTTTTATGCAGATCGTTGacgaaactaaaactaaacactGACAATAAGCGCAGCTCACGTGCATGATGCGTCATACAACAAGAACTGAGGGAAAAATACacaacgcgcgcacacacacacacacagacacatgcactgGGCAAAGccacttggaatcaaataataaatcgcACCTTTTAAATTAAGTGCCTGGCATTAGCATAATTATTGTAAAACACAGCACGGCCGGTGTAGTCAGATTCCTGAACTAATCACTCTTAGAtgccatttttgttttctttttgtttcacagtgaatcaaaaacatacagcacgaccagtgtagttcggttctcaaatgaattacttttatgagctctctctttttaatgaatcaaaagtACTTACTTAAATATGTCACATTGACAATGGAGAGAGTTGTAAACCCCAGCCCAGCCAAGCCACccctccccagactcgaagctcacacgggttgccaggttgaggacatgcaaaaggaatgagcaaactgacaatgaaaagcgacgagccttacactgtaaatTGATCAGCTAATGaatacgtttgcaatgtttttactggggcggctgtagctcaggtggtagagcgggttgaccactaatcacagggttggtgtttcgattcccggcccacatgactccacatgccaaagagTCCTTGGGCAatacactgaacccaaagtttctcccaatggcaggctagcgccttgcatggcagctctgcagtcattggtgtgtgaacgCGTGTATGAATggctgaatgagacacagtgcaAATCCCTTTGAATaaactaaggttaaaaaggcgctatataagtgcagaccatttaccattttattgtttgcaaattataaaccagctcatatggatttttttataactctgtcaatgttagctagatgtattgttggcttccatggctgcagcatgctGTTACAAGAATTGTATTCAATTTATGACATTTCACTGTCTGACTGGGGGCCCCCTGGCATCTGGGGCACATGTCATGCATGGTTGTTTGCATGATGGTTAACACTGTTTATGAGTCCAAGAGACCAACATAAGTACATTTAACAAATATATAGTTTGTTTAGCATATTTTGAGGGGTGGTACAAGATTTGTGGTATACGCCACTTATGGTATGTATGATATTTTCAAGGAATTACCCTGTTGCTAACAATGGAAGACATTtgtaatatttgaaataaatggctATAATGTCATAGTttgaagtagggctgggcgataaatcaaaaacattttcaatattttgcCTACGTTCTACATCTAGATGATCAGATCATGGACAAGTTGCTAAAACCACAAGTAGTTCAGCAAAGTTATACTAATGTCTTTCTTGCatgtcagtccactggcggccatctttggaaagctcccgggaggctatttccagtcatgacagtgcagctcctatctacttgaatgggggaacaccgaaatctccaaaactgctAGTCAAGCTTCCGTTtcaataatatatttcaaatcagcagtaacatctgacaacactggtacctagggttgccacttttggAGCTGTAGAATAAAGGACACTCTCTACAGTTGTTGGCAGGGGAGCAGTTCTTGCGATGGCAGTTGTCGCTTGTGTGGTTTTTTGACACGGTCCCTTTTCAAACCAGCGttagttttagcacaatgtttTGACTTTTTAGACAGTCCCTCAATGGCATTAGGCAACATTTACAATAgatatcaaggttaaattaacAATCTtgaactggtatcataaattgtgcattTTAATCTCGTATCACACTAAAAAGACTGAAATTtccccagcttgtatagctaatgcacatgtgcgTTCCCGAGTTTATTGACAGGCAACGTCTGGCTCTTTTACTtatgtaaggcaggacttcctttcaacatccgttgaccattgggtgcTTGGAGCTCCGTGGtggggcattccaatttctctcattcattttaaatgaagtggCCCGTccttgctaaatagtctctggttatactgtacatacaactAGCTAAATGATttacagtcatgaaatcagccaGTTAGGAAGTATTAGCAAGCTAGTGGCTACCTCgccctgctgtcatggaaacaGGCAATGAGTCTCGGTAGCCGCTATCTAACTATCAgtctaatatttacatttacgtttatgcatttggcagacacttttatccaaattatTTTATCcaagttattacagggacaaacccccccaaagcaacctggagttaagtgccttgctcaagggcccaacagtggcatcttggtggtgctggggcttgaacccctgaccttctggtcagtaaccctgagcatCAATGCAATACTGCTAttgactgaacacaacagcaactctgacatcaacaccattgctaTTCATTTATGTACTATTTTGTTAAAAACATTCATGATTCATAGTGCAGTCACaggcaagaaagtgtttcttcttatgatggtgtttattggcCGTTGGCAACCCAACTTAGTGTATTACAGCCACCTAATGAGCAGAAGTGTGGCACatcacaagaaagtctttcagtggagaCAAACATCCACTAAAGATGATGAAATTGGCAAAGTTTCACTGAAAAGTGGTAATAAACCTTATGTAGGATTAACTACAAAACAGAgtatactttaaaatatatatttaacgtGTATACTTGCTGTCTGGGATTTACTTGTCAACAAACAAGTTATGATTACATTCATTCTTGAAATCTCGCAATCTCGTGTAGCAATTTTGTGTTACCTTGATAGAGACGATAAACCATAATGTATACCGGTTGGCGAATTTCTTCCGGTTTATCATGTCTACCAGTATATCACCCACCCCAACTTCAGAGTAATATAATGAGCTGCCATTTCAAGACTTCAATCTGCTAATGGTTTCATCAAACAGCTCATGAATTTATAACTTGCATCAGGAGAGAGCTAGATTTTTTCCAAACtgttaacataaaacaaaacattacataTCTACTGCAATTATATTAATACCTATATAACTAAAAGTGGCTAAAGTTTCCCAAAACAATTTGGATCAAATATCAATATTAAAGCTATCATGGTAAGCATGGTAAAATATGGTCTGTCGGACCAACCTTGTGTATGCACTTAATCAAAAACTAAGGTCATTAATTAAATATGGCCATGTATTAGTGTAGTATTGCTTCAAATATTACCCTAAAACAAAAATGCAGTCTCTTAAAATGTCACTTGCAATGGCTGGCTGTGTTTGAAAGGATCtcatgatatttttatttatgctcTATCACTCAAAAATATAATAATCTGGGCCTAGTTTCACTCCACAATCCAGAGGGAGCTTTAAAAAGTAGAATGTGCCATTATGTCAGGTGGAGGAAGGAGTGTCTCAACAAGTGCAGTATGTAGACGAGAGCTGTACCCTTGACTGCATAAACCCCACAGGCCTGTCATGTCGCGTTGTCAAGCTGGCTGAGCAGGCAGAGCCTATGCTAACGCCAGGGCTGTTAACAAAGTAACTTGCTCCTGGCTGAATTTGAGCAAGGTCATCTAAACCAGTCTCGACAGCTATTGAACATGACCTCATGCATCATAGCTTCACAGACAGAAGATAAAATGCAAGAAGCGTGGCTCACAGATTGTGAATTAATAACCATCTCTGATGAGAATGTGGGTCACACAATCTCTTCAAACCTCTGTGCTCACAGAAACTGTACTCAGCAAAGGGGATAAAAAGGGGATGTTGTTCTGAAGCATTAGTTCGGccaaaaaattgttaataattgttaatataattttatcatagaaaaacattacacacttcaccaaCTAGTTGCCTCAATAACACTGTACATGGATATGAAAATCCTTCAGTaccaataaatattttacattttgtttgtttttaatggcATGCCAGCATCTATGGCTGTTTCCATGCGAAATCCAAGTAAAACAATGAAAACGGGTGTATACAAAAAAGTACAATGGTATTATCATCTGATACCATTaatgtaccatggtaccaccacagtcCTTTTTTATAAGGAAAACCGCTTCTCTTTTGACAATTCCAACTTCACAAAGCAGCATAATATCTTCTCCAGATTAGTATACACTCGCCATAGATGCCATCAATTCTTTATTAGCTGGAGCACAACCACTGGTTTCCTCCTCTTCTTTCAACATTACAGTGTTTCTTGTGCAAGGAACAGCCGAAGGCACTTAGCCACCCTTTAGGGGCCCCTGGAAGCTTCTCTGTTGAACAGAGAGTTCAGATTATCCACAGATCTCCCAGGAGGGGAAGGATCCCATGGTTCACAAGTTCAGTGTAAAATGAACTATTTATGAGTGCTGGAAAACATGCAGGAACAACTCAAACGGAATAATGATGGGCAAAACTACAGATAGACGAAGGAAATGGGGTCCTAGAGGTGGGTTGAGTCGGTATTATATGCTGATATGCAATGGCATTATGAACTTAATGGAATTATCTGGAGAACAGGAAGTGGGGTACTGCCGAAGAAGCAAGAGGGAGCGAGAAACAAATAAAGAGACAAAGGGGAGAGAGCTGAATGACAGGGACCACACACACAACTAATCAGATTTTATAGATTGGCTTGATCGCCCCTTTGTCTAGCAAATGCCAGAGGGTGTCTGGACCTTGTGTGATagagtagaggtcagtgagacaCTGAATGTCTTCACAGAGCTGTTGTTCCTATGTTGATATGGGCTTTTACCAGCCACAGTCAATGACAGGTGAAATTGGAATCGATCATCCAATTGCAAATCAGTATTAGAAATCGTCCAGATACTGACGCTTCTTATCAATGCTATGTGAACATAGTAGTTAGCATGGTTTGTCAGGTGAATATTTACAAACTCAGATATTAAAGATAAAAACTACAGTATCAGTGACCTCTGTTATAACTGGGTTATTAGTAAACTAGCCTTTTCCGCAAGGCAGCTTCCATGATATCTTCAAGCTCTTAAGGTGATAAGTGCAGTTTAAGAGATACAAATTTTATGACCATTAACAGTTTGCAGTGGTAAATAATTCAAACTTATGCATCACGGCAAGACAAATCCATCAGCATGGACTATAAGGCTGCAATTAAACACCTTCCAGTTGAGGTCCTCCAAGATTTCAGAGGCAAGACTTCAAACTCAACAACTGCAACTTACAAATTTAACGTAGCCAAGAATGGAAAAAGACAGGCAGGGAAAGTAGGACACCCTATAATATACAACAGCTGATTTTTAACCTATTTGCAGCGAACGAAATTGATCAGGTTCTATTACGCTGGTGGAATTATCAAGGGCAAATCAAGAGCATACGTTATGATCTGGCTTTTATTCCAGACAGAGGGTGTCTGTCAGAGAGAAATGAGAATGTAGACTTGGGCAAAACATACCTGCAGCACTAGGGGCTCTGGATTGAAAGCCAATGTCATCAAGAGCTGCATCCTTTCCGTATCTTTGAGGTTCTTGAGCAGGAAGCTTCCAGAGTCCTTTGTCTCTGCGTATCTCCTGACTATTCTGTCCAGCAGTCTTTGGGACGGACAATGAACAAGGTCTGACCAGCCTTCAACAACGTCTGGAGTTAAGAGTCTGACATCCCCATTGAGTCGAGCAAACTCTGTCTTGTACATGGCCTGGATGAGATCACAACGAGGACGCCCTGTTGCCCGCTTGCAAATCTTCTGGTCAATATCAGAAAGCTCTTGATTAGACCCCAATCGCTTGAGTACGATCCTCCGTGTACCCTCACGAGGCTCCCCGTATTGGGCGAAGAACACGTTTTTCACATTGAAGACATCAAGGAAGCGAAGGCGACCCCAAGTCTCAAAGGATATTTGTCCATTCATAAATTTACGACACCAACTAGTGCCAAAGCAGGCCGGGCACTTGTTGAGATTGATGAATCGTCGGTCTGTAAGTTCGTTCTTTTGGAAAGAGGCAAAGAGGTTCTGCGTGTTCATCAGCAAGATAACAAAGAGGCCCACGATGAATAGAAGCTTCAAACACCGGTACAAACGGCCGAGTTTGAGAGGGAGGAAGCGCAGCATGTTCGTGCACTTGCCAGGCAGGGCAGGGGTAAAGGGGGAAAGGGCAGTGTAGAATCAGGGACAGGACTCAATGGATCTCCATCACTGATGCTGACTCATTACCTGAAGTTCCCAAAGGGGAAAAAACTGGCAGAGTCATCCCTTGCAGGGTGCTCGCTGGGCTAAGACAACCTCACAGCCCTGGTTCTGTAGCATGCTTTGTAGATGCACATTAAAGTTGGCCTGCAAAGAAGCACAAGGAAAGAAACACATATTACACCAAACAGTATTTACCAGGGTTGAAACATGGAACAAAGAGCATGCAGACAAATTTACAAACTATTTGGGAACTGAGAATCGGTTCTTATTTGTTGTCAATTATCGATTgttatcgattagttgttgcagcattGAATCTACAGTACGAAACACACAGCGAAACCAGTATAGTCAGATTTCTGAACAAATGaatcttatgagccagttcttttgaatttacagcacaaaacatacaatgcAGACAGTGTAGTTTGTTTCCCAAATAATGGCTAGTTAGTTTGTTTTATTGAATCAAAACACTTACACATCTGTCAGAGTAGTTACTGAATTAATCAAACTGACCTGGAATACGACTTATCTCATGTCCAACTCAAAATGAACCAAGAACTCTTATTGTGTTATATAATGTTGTCCTTATCAAAAAAAATTTGTTGGTTCAGAATTTGTATATATAGTATAGGACCTATAACTGGATTGAATTTATTCCTCTAAAAAGGCAATAATGGAGCCGTTAATCGAATTGGAACCATTTAGAGGAATCAGAATCATTAAATTGTTTACGATTCACATGCATTTTATTTGAACACCTACTTTCCATTTCTCTAGACCTGAATTTGAAACCTTTTGTCCCAAGAAACACCTCTACAAAGCAAAAGCCAGTTTTTGTgttgctttaaaatgtttaacaaattGGAAATGTTCCGGTCATATGAGCGAAAGCACTGTGTTCCAAACTGTAATGAGATAGATTTCTGCCCAGATCAATAAATGTCGAGACACTCCATACCAGACTGTGCTGGCTAACATTTCACCCAGAATAACTCCTAAccacagataaaaataaaaactgagtgccctacaaaagaaaaatgtattaactaACGTTACTATGACAGATATTAACGACCTCTCTGAAACAGTATcttacagaaatacattttttttttttttttcaacacctGTAAATCAAGTGAGACTCATTCTGCTTTCAAACAGAAGAGATCCTCTGTGTATTACGAGAAAAGTTGTGCAGAGCGTAGTTTAACCTTTGATCAGAGTTGCCCTAGTACGTTTATGTCTCTTTGAAGTTTTCTCATTGAAAAAGTCAGGTAACACCAAGGTGATGTGGGGAGGAGAAACAACGCTTTACAGAGCATTGTGTGATTGCACCTGACGCAAGAGTGTCACTGATACTCTGTCATAACACATAAACAGTCATTCAAATGATGCACAAGACACCTGTGTTTGAGAGGTGCTGTCGTAATCCTCAATCACACCACACCAGTGTATTCTACGCTGCTTCTGAATCTGTACTAGACACTGTACCACACACACATCACTATTTATACTACAGTAAAACAAGATTTACCACCCATGTCTCAGTTTCCATGCAGGAAATCAGATATTTAGCACCAGCTTCTTTATAAGGCTGCTTACGATGCAAATGGACCAATTTCAATTAAAGCTCATTACACCATGCCTATTAAAAGCAATGGCTTTCAAGGACTCTGCTCATTAGTAGACAAGTCAGTGTGATTAGCAAGCATCTTGATGAATTTCTGTGCATTTTAATTGGCCTAGTGAGATGTGAGCTGCTGGGGAGGATGTGAAAGAGAGAATTTATACCAGACTTTACAACTCACCTCTTAGCCAGAGAAATAGTTTCTGCACATCCCCCCAACCAACAGTGATGTTTTAA containing:
- the LOC127635398 gene encoding divergent protein kinase domain 2A: MLRFLPLKLGRLYRCLKLLFIVGLFVILLMNTQNLFASFQKNELTDRRFINLNKCPACFGTSWCRKFMNGQISFETWGRLRFLDVFNVKNVFFAQYGEPREGTRRIVLKRLGSNQELSDIDQKICKRATGRPRCDLIQAMYKTEFARLNGDVRLLTPDVVEGWSDLVHCPSQRLLDRIVRRYAETKDSGSFLLKNLKDTERMQLLMTLAFNPEPLVLQSFPSDEGWPFAKYLGACGRMVAVNYVGEELWSFFNAPWEKRVDLAKQLMDIAEQLTNNDFDFALYLLDVSFDNFAVGQRDGKVIVVDAENVVVADKKLIKQNKPENYDVWYESKFEECDKEACLSFSKDMLCSRVTVDHNYYAVCQNLLSRYATWRGSSGGLLHDPPPHIAKDGQLEALLDECANPKKRYSRFQAAKELREYLTQLSGTSR